In Pan troglodytes isolate AG18354 chromosome 21, NHGRI_mPanTro3-v2.0_pri, whole genome shotgun sequence, one genomic interval encodes:
- the LOC465131 gene encoding LOW QUALITY PROTEIN: zinc finger protein 285-like (The sequence of the model RefSeq protein was modified relative to this genomic sequence to represent the inferred CDS: inserted 1 base in 1 codon; substituted 1 base at 1 genomic stop codon), whose translation MLGSAFPESCPFQKEDSMIKFQERATFKDIAVIFTKEELAVLDKSQIKLYQDVMLENFRNLISVDGIKNNILNLQGKGLSHLSQEVLHCXQIWKQKIRDLSVSQDYIMNLQEQCSPHLEDVSLCEEWAGVSLQISENENYVVNAIIKNQDITAWQSLTQVPTPESWRKANIITEPQKSQGRYKGIYVEEKLYRRARHDESLNWTSCDHHESQECKGEDPGRHPNCGKNLGMKSTVEQHHVVHVLPQPFTCNNCGVAFADDTDPRVHHSTHLGEKSYKCDQYGKNLSQSQYLIIHCKTHSRETPYEFHEWPTGCKQSSDLPRCQKVPSGDNXYKCKECGKGFRCNSSLHNHHRVHTGEMPYKCHVCGKAFGFRSLLCIHQGVHTVKKPYKCEECGKGFEQSSKLLIHQRVHTGEKPYKSSECGKCFSSSSVLQVHWRFHTGEKPYRCGECGKGFSQSTHLHIHQRVHTGEKQYKCNVCGKDFGYSSVLHTHQRVHTAEKPYKCEVCGKCFSYSSYFHFHQSDHTREKPYKCDECGKGFSWNSDLHVHLRVHRGQRPYKCKACGKGFSRNSHLLAQQRVHIDETQYTHCEHGKDLLTHQRLHEQRETL comes from the exons GAAAGGGCGACATTCAAGGACATAGCTGTTATCTTCACCAAGGAAGAGCTGGCAGTATTGGATAAATCCCAGATAAAGCTGTACCAAGATGTGATGCTGGAAAACTTCAGGAACCTCATCTCAGTGG ACGGGattaaaaacaacattttgaaTCTTCAGGGAAAGGGGTTAAGTCACCTTTCTCAAGAAGTGCTTCATTGCTGACAGATTTGGAAACAAAAGATCCGGGATTTAAGTGTGAGTCAGGATTATATCATGAACCTTCAAGAACAGTGTTCCCCACATTTAGAAGATGTTTCCCTCTGTGAAGAGTGGGCAGGCGTGTCTCTTCagatttctgaaaatgaaaactaTGTAGTAAATGCCATTATCAAAAATCAAGATATCACAGCATGGCAAAGCCTGACACAGGTTCCTACTCCAGAATCTTGGAGGAAAGCCAACATAATTACCGAGCCCCAGAAATCTCAGGGAAGATATAAGGGAATTTACGTGGAAGAGAAATTGTACAGACGTGCTCGGCATGATGAGAGCCTCAATTGGACCTCATGTGATCATCATGAGTCCCAAGAATGTAAAGGAGAGGACCCTGGTAGACACCCCAACTGTGGGAAAAACTTGGGTATGAAATCAACAGTTGAACAACATCATGTGGTCCATGTTTTACCACAGCCTTTCACATGTAATAACTGTGGGGTGGCCTTTGCAGATGATACAGATCCTCGTGTCCATCACAGCACTCACCTAGGAGAAAAATCTTATAAATGTGACCAGTATGGAAAGAACTTAAGTCAGAGCCAATATCTTATCATTCATTGTAAAACCCACTCAAGAGAGACTCCCTATGAATTCCACGAATGGCCTACAGGCTGCAAACAGAGCTCAGACCTTCCCAGATGTCAGAAAGTCCCCTCAGGAGACA cctacaaatgtaaagaatgtggcaagGGCTTCAGGTGCAACTCCTCCCTTCACAACCATCATCGAGTCCACACAGGGGAGATGCCCTACAAATGCCACGTATGTGGGAAAGCGTTTGGATTTCGGTCACTTCTTTGTATTCATCAGGGAGTACACACAGTGAAAaagccctacaaatgtgaagagtgTGGGAAGGGCTTTGAACAGAGCTCCAAACTTCTTATCCATCAGAGAgtccacactggagagaagccctacAAATCCAGTGAGTGTGGCAAGTGCTTTAGTTCAAGCTCCGTTCTTCAAGTCCACTGGAGGTTTCACACAGGGGAGAAACCTTATAGGTGTGGTGAGTGTGGAAAGGGCTTCAGCCAAAGTACACACCTTCACATTCACCAGAGAGTCCACACAGGGGAGAAACAAtacaaatgcaatgtgtgtgGAAAGGATTTTGGGTATAGTTCTGTTCTTCACACTCATCAGAGAGTTCACACTGCAGAAAAACCATATAAATGCGAAGTGTGTGGAAAGTGCTTTAGTTACAGTTCATATTTTCACTTCCATCAAAGCGATCACACAAGAGAGAAACCATATAAATGTGATGAGTGTGGTAAAGGCTTCAGTTGGAATTCAGATCTTCATGTTCATCTCAGAGTCCACAGAGGACAGAGGCCCTATAAGTGTAAGGCATGTGGTAAGGGCTTCAGTCGTAATTCGCACCTCCTTGCCCAACAGAGAGTGCATATAGATGAGACACAGTACACACATTGTGAGCATGGCAAAGACCTTCTGACTCATCAAAGACTACATGAGCAGAGAGAAACATTATAA